One uncultured Gellertiella sp. genomic window carries:
- a CDS encoding TetR family transcriptional regulator C-terminal domain-containing protein, whose amino-acid sequence MSRRAFHRAGEAERRRDLIAAAVECVAESGVQGATVRQIAARAGVTGGLIRHYFKSKDEVLRAAYRSVMETMTETSIQAALDAGTDPRARLRGYISSAFMEAMAQTQTLGVWAAFIGHIPADPEFARIHRENYLAYVAALEGLIVELPPVDGRKPGPAESRRLAIAVNAVIDGLWLEASMAGDLFAEGELAGVALNAAEAILSLPAGYLSDI is encoded by the coding sequence ATGAGCCGCCGTGCATTCCACCGGGCAGGCGAAGCCGAACGGCGGCGCGACCTGATTGCGGCGGCGGTCGAATGCGTTGCCGAATCGGGCGTGCAGGGGGCAACCGTCCGCCAGATTGCCGCCCGGGCAGGGGTAACCGGCGGCCTGATCCGCCACTATTTCAAGAGCAAGGACGAGGTGCTGCGCGCTGCCTATCGCTCGGTGATGGAAACCATGACCGAAACCTCGATCCAGGCTGCCCTGGATGCCGGAACGGATCCGCGTGCCCGGCTGCGCGGTTACATCAGTTCCGCCTTCATGGAAGCGATGGCCCAGACCCAGACTCTGGGGGTCTGGGCGGCCTTTATCGGCCATATCCCGGCAGATCCGGAATTTGCCCGGATTCACCGGGAAAACTATCTCGCCTATGTGGCGGCGCTCGAAGGCCTGATCGTCGAATTGCCACCGGTCGACGGCAGAAAGCCGGGTCCTGCCGAAAGCCGCCGGCTGGCCATTGCCGTCAACGCCGTCATCGACGGTCTCTGGCTCGAAGCCTCCATGGCGGGCGACCTGTTTGCCGAAGGCGAGCTGGCCGGAGTGGCGCTCAATGCCGCCGAGGCCATCCTGTCGCTGCCGGCAGGGTATCTCTCTGACATCTGA
- a CDS encoding arginine deiminase family protein, which translates to MPAYGSQEMSADLKRVMMRRPGPSLLAADAAKWHYGPTFDAEKALGQYAEFTRLVEKSGAEILWIEDKGDGMADAMFTHDPSLMTDRGALILNMGKVLRRSEPSLHEAAYRAAGIPVLGRVEAPGTVEGGDCIWVNRTTLAIGRGVRSNQAGIEQVEAILAPLGIKVLTFDLPLWAGEAACLHLMSVMSPLADDLALVHAPLMPAAFYLLLRDMGMTLLHAPEDEFAASAGLNLNVLPVSPKKVIAVAGFPGTKAVMEAAGCTVETFEADALCIACEGGPTCLTRPVWRSAGQAL; encoded by the coding sequence ATGCCCGCCTATGGTTCCCAGGAAATGTCAGCCGACCTCAAGCGGGTGATGATGCGCCGGCCAGGCCCGAGCCTGCTTGCTGCCGATGCTGCCAAATGGCACTACGGGCCGACCTTTGATGCTGAAAAGGCGCTGGGCCAATATGCCGAATTCACCCGGCTGGTGGAAAAATCCGGTGCCGAAATCCTCTGGATCGAGGACAAGGGCGATGGCATGGCCGATGCCATGTTCACCCACGATCCCTCGCTGATGACCGACCGGGGCGCGCTGATCCTGAACATGGGCAAGGTGCTGCGCCGGAGCGAGCCGTCGCTGCATGAAGCCGCCTACCGGGCCGCAGGCATTCCGGTTCTTGGCCGGGTGGAAGCGCCGGGCACGGTGGAAGGCGGCGACTGCATCTGGGTCAACCGCACGACGCTTGCCATCGGTCGCGGCGTTCGCTCCAACCAGGCGGGGATCGAACAGGTCGAGGCCATTCTCGCCCCGCTCGGCATCAAGGTCCTGACCTTCGATCTGCCGCTCTGGGCCGGTGAAGCGGCCTGCCTGCACCTGATGTCGGTGATGAGCCCGCTGGCCGACGATCTGGCGCTGGTGCATGCGCCGCTGATGCCGGCGGCCTTCTATCTGCTGCTGCGCGACATGGGCATGACCCTGCTCCATGCGCCGGAAGACGAATTTGCCGCAAGCGCCGGGCTGAACCTCAATGTCCTGCCGGTAAGCCCGAAGAAAGTGATTGCCGTTGCCGGTTTCCCCGGCACGAAGGCCGTGATGGAAGCTGCCGGCTGCACGGTGGAAACCTTTGAGGCCGATGCCCTGTGCATTGCCTGCGAGGGCGGGCCGACCTGCCTCACCCGCCCGGTCTGGCGTTCCGCCGGTCAGGCGCTCTGA
- a CDS encoding ABC transporter ATP-binding protein, which produces MSEPEQAIQVTDLYKRFGPLEVLKGVSLNARQGDVIAIIGGSGSGKSTFLRCINLLELPTAGRVAVHGETIEMKNDGQGGQVPANRKQVQRIRSRLAMVFQSFNLWQHMTVLGNVIEVPIHVLGVSRDEAVATAETILKRVGLYEKRDAYPSFLSGGQQQRAAIARALAVQPLAMLFDEPTSALDPELVGEVLTVIGDLAREKRTMLLVTHEMKFAREVSNHVVFLHGGRIEEQGPPEQIFGAPQSERLKKFISSIH; this is translated from the coding sequence ATGAGCGAGCCGGAACAGGCCATTCAGGTGACGGATCTTTACAAGCGGTTCGGGCCGCTTGAAGTTCTCAAGGGTGTCTCTCTCAACGCGCGGCAGGGCGATGTCATAGCCATCATCGGCGGCTCCGGGTCGGGCAAGTCGACATTTCTGCGCTGCATCAATCTGCTGGAACTGCCGACTGCAGGGCGGGTTGCCGTGCATGGTGAGACCATCGAGATGAAAAACGATGGCCAGGGCGGGCAGGTTCCCGCCAATCGCAAGCAGGTGCAGCGCATCCGCTCGCGGCTCGCCATGGTGTTCCAGAGCTTCAATCTCTGGCAGCACATGACGGTGCTCGGCAATGTCATCGAGGTGCCGATCCATGTGCTGGGTGTTTCCCGCGACGAGGCCGTCGCCACGGCGGAAACCATCCTGAAGCGCGTCGGGCTCTATGAAAAGCGCGACGCCTATCCATCCTTTCTTTCCGGCGGCCAGCAGCAACGCGCCGCCATCGCCCGGGCGCTTGCCGTCCAGCCGCTCGCCATGCTGTTCGACGAGCCAACCTCGGCGCTCGATCCCGAACTGGTCGGCGAGGTGCTGACCGTCATCGGCGATCTCGCCCGTGAAAAGCGCACCATGCTGCTGGTAACGCACGAAATGAAATTTGCCCGCGAGGTCTCTAACCATGTGGTGTTCCTCCATGGCGGACGCATCGAAGAACAGGGACCGCCGGAACAGATTTTCGGCGCACCGCAATCGGAACGACTGAAGAAATTCATCAGTTCCATTCACTGA
- a CDS encoding transporter substrate-binding domain-containing protein, which produces MKKALTFAALAVTLGLGALTGAAHADQVKVGFAAEPYPPFTSPDASGNWVGWEVEFQKAICAEAKLDCVITPVAWDGIIPALTSKKIDMIIGSMSITEERLKTIDFSDKYYNTPTVVIGPKDQKFDATPEGLKGKVIGVQVSTVHQAYATAHFGPTASEIKEYQTQDEADQDLAAGRIDAVQADSIALDAFLKSPQGACCEVKGVVADDEAILGKGVGIGIRKGETDLKDKLNAAIKAIRANGTYDTFSKKFFDFDIYGK; this is translated from the coding sequence ATGAAAAAGGCTCTGACTTTTGCCGCACTGGCCGTGACACTCGGTCTCGGCGCACTCACGGGTGCGGCCCATGCCGACCAGGTCAAGGTCGGCTTTGCCGCCGAACCCTACCCGCCCTTCACCTCGCCTGATGCCAGCGGCAACTGGGTCGGCTGGGAAGTGGAATTCCAGAAGGCAATCTGCGCGGAAGCCAAGCTCGACTGCGTCATTACCCCTGTTGCCTGGGACGGCATCATTCCGGCGCTGACCTCGAAGAAGATCGACATGATCATCGGCTCGATGTCGATCACCGAGGAGCGCCTGAAGACCATCGATTTCTCCGACAAGTACTACAACACCCCGACCGTCGTCATCGGCCCCAAGGACCAGAAGTTTGACGCCACGCCCGAGGGCCTGAAGGGCAAGGTAATCGGCGTGCAGGTCTCGACCGTCCACCAGGCCTATGCCACCGCGCATTTCGGTCCGACCGCGTCCGAAATCAAGGAATACCAGACCCAGGACGAGGCAGACCAGGATCTGGCCGCCGGACGCATTGATGCAGTCCAGGCCGATTCCATCGCTCTCGATGCCTTCCTCAAGTCGCCGCAGGGTGCGTGCTGCGAAGTCAAGGGCGTGGTCGCCGACGATGAGGCGATCCTCGGCAAGGGCGTCGGCATCGGCATCCGCAAGGGCGAAACCGATCTCAAGGACAAGCTGAACGCCGCCATCAAGGCAATCCGCGCCAATGGTACCTATGACACGTTCTCGAAGAAATTCTTCGATTTCGATATTTACGGCAAGTAA
- a CDS encoding ABC transporter permease, whose translation MTAADSHSYLSLLAYDAPGWGGVMLVGFYHSLQLAFGGFFLGLLIGIGGACAKLYGGPILRDLMEIYTTLIRAIPELVLMLLLYYAGTDALSQLLKLMGYGSVDINALTAGIFVIGVVQGAYSTEVLRGAIKAVPVGQLEAARAFGMAPLQVLRRVTLPAMLPHALPGLANLWMIATKDTALLAVIGFSELTLVTRQAAGSTKAYMLFFVAAGAIYLALTLVSNIAIRLVERRARRGLVRTA comes from the coding sequence ATGACGGCGGCTGACAGCCATTCCTATTTGAGCCTCCTTGCCTATGATGCGCCCGGCTGGGGTGGCGTCATGCTGGTCGGGTTTTACCACTCCCTTCAGCTTGCCTTCGGGGGCTTCTTCCTGGGCCTCCTGATCGGCATCGGCGGGGCCTGCGCCAAGCTTTATGGCGGCCCGATCCTGCGCGATCTCATGGAGATCTACACGACGCTGATCCGCGCCATTCCGGAACTGGTGCTGATGCTGCTGCTCTATTACGCGGGCACCGATGCGCTCAGCCAGCTCCTGAAGCTGATGGGCTACGGCTCGGTCGACATCAATGCACTGACCGCCGGCATTTTCGTCATCGGCGTGGTACAGGGTGCCTATTCGACGGAGGTGCTGCGCGGCGCGATCAAGGCGGTGCCGGTCGGCCAGCTCGAAGCGGCCCGCGCCTTCGGCATGGCACCCCTTCAGGTACTGCGCCGCGTCACACTGCCCGCCATGCTGCCGCATGCGCTGCCGGGGCTTGCCAACCTCTGGATGATCGCCACCAAGGACACCGCCTTGCTCGCTGTCATCGGCTTCAGTGAGCTGACGCTGGTGACCCGCCAGGCGGCGGGCTCGACCAAGGCCTATATGCTGTTTTTTGTCGCCGCCGGTGCCATCTATCTGGCGCTGACCCTTGTCTCCAACATCGCGATCCGGCTCGTTGAACGACGTGCGCGGCGCGGCCTCGTCCGGACGGCATGA
- a CDS encoding ABC transporter permease — protein MSEQATLPVYVAPRGRSLFEPHRIALMAIFAALVFCIVWFMRWDWLPVYAGRLVAGIGQTLLMLFATAIVGFFFAVPLGLVQVTGPRPLAWAATGFCTVIRGTPLLLQLWLIYYGLGSIFAQYPEIRQSMFWPYLRQAWPYGFLALMISFAAYEGEVMRGAFTGVPRGELEAAEAFGMSRFQVFWRVWLPRAIHRALPTLNGETVLQLKTTPLIATITVVDVYGVISKVKQDTYLTYEPLLLLALIYLCLTGLLILAFRKLENRIPSRGA, from the coding sequence ATGAGCGAACAAGCCACCCTTCCCGTCTATGTTGCCCCGCGCGGCCGCAGCCTGTTTGAGCCGCACCGGATCGCGCTGATGGCCATTTTCGCCGCTCTGGTGTTCTGCATCGTCTGGTTCATGCGCTGGGACTGGTTGCCGGTATATGCCGGGCGGCTGGTCGCCGGCATCGGCCAGACTTTGCTGATGCTGTTTGCAACGGCGATCGTCGGCTTCTTCTTCGCGGTGCCGCTCGGACTGGTGCAGGTGACCGGGCCGCGACCGCTCGCTTGGGCCGCGACGGGCTTCTGCACCGTCATCCGCGGCACGCCGCTGCTGCTCCAACTGTGGCTGATCTATTATGGTCTCGGTTCGATCTTCGCCCAGTATCCGGAAATCCGCCAATCGATGTTCTGGCCCTATTTGCGTCAGGCCTGGCCCTATGGCTTTCTGGCCCTGATGATCTCCTTTGCCGCCTATGAGGGCGAGGTGATGCGCGGCGCCTTTACCGGCGTGCCGCGCGGCGAGCTGGAGGCCGCCGAAGCCTTCGGCATGAGCCGGTTCCAGGTCTTCTGGCGGGTCTGGCTGCCGCGCGCCATCCATCGCGCCCTGCCGACGCTGAACGGCGAGACCGTGCTGCAGCTGAAAACCACGCCGCTGATTGCCACCATTACCGTGGTCGATGTCTATGGCGTGATCTCCAAGGTGAAACAGGATACCTACCTCACCTACGAACCCTTGCTTTTGCTGGCCCTGATCTATCTCTGCCTGACCGGATTGCTGATCCTCGCCTTCCGCAAACTTGAAAACCGAATTCCATCCCGTGGTGCCTGA